Part of the Paenibacillus sp. YPG26 genome, TTGTCATTGATGACAAGATTCTCACTGACGATCGCTTTATGGATGCGCACATTTTTGCCAATTTTCACATTGGGCATGATCACTGAATCCGTAATTACACTGCCTTCACCAACTTCAATTCCATAGAACAGCACGGAATGTTCGATCGTACCATGAACAATACACCCTTCATTAATCACACTGTTGGTTACAGTAGCCTCAGGTGCGATATACTGGGCAGGCTGATTCGGACTGCGGGTGTAGATCCGCCATGCCGGGTCGTTCAAATCCAGAGGGGGATTATCAGATAATAGATCCATATTGCTCTGCCATAAGCTTTGTACGGTACCTACATCCCTCCAATATCCTTCAAATGGATATGCATACAGTACCTTCTGATTGCTCAGCATCAGTGGAATAATGTCTTTACCGAAATCAAACGAGGAATCGGGGTTTCGTTCATCCTCATACAAATGCTGCTTGAGCACATCCCATTTAAACAAGTATATTCCCATGGAGGCCAGCGTGCTCTTCGGATGCTCGGGCTTCTCCTCAAATTCATAAATGCTTAAGTCCTCATTCGTGTTCAGAATGCCGAACCGGCTTGCTTCTTCCCGCGTGACGTTAATGACAGAGATTGTACAATCAGCGTTCTTTTCTTTGTGATAATCAAGCATCGCATCATAATCCATTTTATAAATGTGATCCCCCGAGAGGATCAGAACATGCTCAGGGTCATACTGTTCAATGAACTTCAGATTTCTAAAGATCGCGTCTGCCGTTCCCCGGTACCAGCTGCTGCCGTCCTCGCGTTCATGCGGGGGAAGCACGAAGACTCCCCCATGCTTACGCTCCATATCCCAGTCACTGCCTACGCCAATATATGAGTGCAGCACTAAAGGTTCATATTGAGTCAGGACGCCTACCGTATCGATACCCGAATTCGAACAATTGCTAAGTGGAAAATCAATGATCCGGTATGTACCCCCGAAATATACAGCAGGCTTTGCCAGATTCTTGGTAAGACCCTTTAGTCTTTTTCCTTGTCCGCCGGCAAGCAGCATCGCAACCACTTCTTTTTTCTTCATCAAGATATTCCTCCTTCACAAATGAACATTCCGCTGCCGAATCTAATACAAGCATTAATGAGAATATAAAAAAGATTAATCCGTCTGCTGAACTCTGGAACAGATTAACCTTGTTGACACCTGCTTACCTGGATAAGCAATAATTGTAGTCACACCATATATTTAAACAGGATTAGGTCCACATAATCCCGCTTGATGTCTTCCCTAATATTATTTATGCCTGGTGAGTCAACCAAGTAACAGAAGGACTTTTTAAGGTAAAAAGGCCTTGGGATGATCAACATCATCATACCCAAGGCCTAATGAACAACTCTGTGATTTATGGCGACATATAGCGCCCGCCTTTTATTTCAAGTTCAACCAGATCTGCTTCCGTCTGGTTCAGGAAGAACGCATTCCTCCCCTCCGCACCTGCCCACTCCATACCAAGAAGGATTCCTCTCTCCGTTGCAGCTGCAAATAAGAAGGAGAACATCTCCGGCGTAACCGTTCCGCCATCGTCGACCCGCCATGTCGAATTCGGATCGTAGTCAGCTGTATAATCACGGGTAACGATCTGTGACCCCTGCTTCAGTATAATCGAAGCCGTTGCCTTCTTCCCCTTCTTCTCGAACTGGGCCAGATAGATTTGATTATCCTGGCCAATCTGTCCAATCTCCCAGATCTTCTCAATGGATTGAGCCTTCATTTCACGAATGGCCTGCTTCACAGAATCCTCTACATCCGGATTGACCTTGCTTATGACAGGAATGACCGCATGGATATTCAACTTGCGATCATTGGCAAGATAATACGTCTGGTCTGGAACAGCCTGCCCTCCAACCACCTCGAAGACCAATCCTTCCAGATTTCCGAAGTTCTTAGCCCATTGCCTGCCATCATCCTTCTCTGATCCGGACTGCTTCCTGACATACTTTACATCCAGTACCTTGCCGCCTTCACCGATCGCCTTGTTCAGGCTCTTATCCTGGTTGCCTGTGAAGGCAATAAGATACTTGCCCGTGCGATCCGCAAAGCTGTAGGTGTCCCCTAACGCAGCAGGATCAAGCAGCTGCTTCTGGTCTGCCGCCTGACCTTGTTGTTCATTCTTCGGAATTGGAGCTTGCACTGCAGATTCCTGCTTGACCTTATTCATATTACCGCCTGAGCATCCTCCAAGTGCAAGCACTGCGCCAAGCACAAGCGCGATCCTTCTCACCGTAACTCCCCCCTCAAGTTTATCCGTCCCAAATGTAACGTGGGAGCAGTGGGATTTGTTTCAGTTAGTCCCCAATTCATCATGGCAAATGACAGATGCCTACAGATTCACTTCCTGCGCCCGCTTTAATTCTCTGAGTACTTTATGGATTGAAATCGCGGCTAATGTGCCATCACCCATAGAGACCGTCACCTGCTCGGCATGAACGCCAAGATCTCCGGCAATCCATAAATTCTGCGTATTCGTCATCCTGGAACGGGGATCTGCTTCTACGTGCTTATTAGGATACAGCTTAGCTCCAAGCTGCTCAGCGAGCTCAGAATGCACCTGATTGCCGCCAAATCCGATGAAGCCTCTCTCCGCTGGAATCACTGTTCCATCTTCAAGAATAACGCTCTGGATCATTCCGTCCTGCTCTTCGAGGACACGGCTGATCCCCGTCTCGATATAACGGATTCTCCGGTCCTTGATCTTCATAAGAATCTCCGCGTCAACGGCCTGCTGCTCATGATTAATAAAGATCACCTCGGAAGCTTGCTCAGCGAGCAGCAGCGCCATGTTCGCACCTGAATTGCCCGAACCCATTACGACCGTCTTTCGGTTATGAATTTCATACCCATCACAATCAGGGCATACATATACTGACCTTCCCAATGTCCGGCGGATGCCCGGAATGTCCGGCAAGCGGTCCATCAAACCGGTTGCAAGCAGCACGGTTTTCGCTTGATAGCGCACACCCTGCTCACCTGCAAGCTCAAACAGCTGATCCTGCTTTGCAGCCCTAGCTACTTTGTCTTGTACAAATTTGACGCCTAGAGATACCGCCTGGGCTTTCCCTCTGTTCCGAAGCTCTTCGCCGGAGATCCCGTCAGGCCAGCCCAGTATATTATGATAATTCCGGCACAAGGTGGATCGGCCAGAACCCGAGTCGATAACCAGAATCTGATGAGTCACATATCTTCCTAGTTGAATTGCTGCCTGGAGACCGGCTATGCCTCCCCCGATAATGATACAATCGTAGGTCAATGAAATTCCTCCCGTTTAATCACAACTTTGCACTCCATTATTTAACTGTTGCCATATTTTCCCCAGCCCATCCTTGAACGGGTTTATCTGTTATTGTAGTTTTGATGTATAATAAACTCATACTGTCATGATATGACACTGTTCAACACTATTCATCATCTTACAGGCGGGATACTATTTTGAAACTCTTACACAAAAAAGGTTATACCCTTAGATTCAGCATCAGCTTTCTTGTTATTGTGGCTGTGCTTCTAACCATGCTGATCGGCATGATCTCTGCTGTACAAGTCAGCCGGGATTCCCTGATCTCAAGCTATCTGCAGAGCAACAGCCAGTATGCGAAGAAGCTGGCCTCCAACACCGGTGACCTGCTCAGCACGATGAAGCAGAACATCACATCCATTGCAGCCATCGTCAAGAGTGGGACCAGAATGGACGCCGAGCTGCTCGGCCATCTCTACCAGGAGAATCGCCAATATTTCAATTCCATCTTCATTGCCAATGAGGAGCGGGTTATCCAGTTCACAAGTCCGAACACAACCGGAGTCCATGCAGGAGACCAGCTAACCTCGCAAGCGAGCCTTTTGGCCACCACATCCAAAGCACCTTTTATATCCAACCCGTATCGAAGCAAGTCAGGAAGATATATTATTCTGATCTCTGCTCCTATCTTTGACCGGGGTGGGGAGTACAAAGGATTTGTTGGCGGAACGATCTATTTGGAGGAGAAGAACGTACTGAATACACTGCTGGAGGAGCATTTCTTCGGGAACGGGTCGTATGTCTTCGTGGTCGAGAAGACCGGACATTTGATCTTTCACCCGGACACCAAGCGTATTGGACAATCGGTACTTCGCAATACAGTTGTCCAGCAAGTGCTTCAAGGCTCCAATGGAGCTCAGCATGTGACGAATTCCCAAAAACATGACTTTTTTGCCGGTTATGCCTACGATCCCATCAGTTCATGGGGAATTATTGCGCAGACTCCCGTCTCAGTCATCGATGGGCCGTCCTCCCAGTTGATTCACAAGATGCTTCTTCAGTCCCTGCCCTTTCTTGCCCTGATCCTGATACTTGGGTGGTGGCTTGCCAGTCAGATTGCCAAGCCCTTACACATTCTTGCCAAATTCTCAGACGAGGCTACACTAAATCTGGATAAAGGAAAGAGTCTGCCTGATCTAAAATCCAATCACTATGAAGTCCGTTTGCTATATCAGAGTGTTAAGATTGCTTTTAAGAATATTAACCAGGATATCCTTCAGCTACGCGATGAAGTTAAGATGGATGGATTAACCGGACTTGGCAACCGGAAGTCCTTTGACTCTGTCATGGAGAAATTAACGGCAAAACACACGCCGTTCTCATTGATCTTAATGGACATAGACAATTTCAAGACCGTAAATGATACTTACGGTCATCTTACCGGAGATGAGGTACTGAAATTCCTTGCCGGCTTGATGGAGAAATTGGCCGGGGACAACAGTCTGGCCTTCAGATATGGAGGGGAAGAATTCGCCATTCTGGTGAAGCATAGTGACATAAGCTATGCCTATCAAATTGCTGAACGTATCAGAACCGTTCTGGCCGTTACGAACAGCCCCACAGGTGAGCCAGTAACGATCTCGCTTGGCATCGCTTCCTACCCTGATCATGCCAGAGAGATCCAGGAGCTGATCCTAAAGGCCGATCAAGCGATGTACCAGTCCAAGCTGAACGGTAGAAACCGTACTACAATAAGTGAAGCCCATTAAACAAGAAGAAGCCTGAGAAATCAGGCTTCTTCTTGTATCTATTCTTTTGAATCGTAGAAAATATGCCTCGCCTCTATTCCGGACTCCCTTAATTCAAGAATACCGACCGAATAACGTGTCTCTCGCCGCTTATCTGCAGCGGAACCAGGATTGAACAATAGCACCCCGCCCGACTGCTTCAGCAGGGGCTGGTGCGAGTGACCGAACAAGATGGCATCCAGCCTGTCCTCCTTGAACGACAGCTGGGCCTTCTCCTCGGTGGTGCGGCCGGCAAATGGCGTATGGCCATGCACAAGTCCAATCCGGTAAGTATCAAGCGTCAGGATCTTCCGGTGCCCGAACCGATCAATTATCTCTCCGGGATCATTATTCCCTGCAATTCCTTCCACAGGAGCAAGCGCTGCAAGCTGCTCATAGACATCTATAGTGACCCAATCTCCAAGATGGAGAATGAGATCCACCCCTCCGAACGCCTTGATTACAGCAGAAGGCAGCCGCTTGGCTGACCGGGGCATATGTGTGTCTGAAATAACGCCAATAATCATAGGTGACTCCTCCTATCGCAGTGGGGATGCAGCCATACGCACATAGGTATGCCGTCTGCCGCGAACCGCTATGGATAATGCCTGAATATTCTCAGGGACCGCGATACCCCCAAACCCCGCGTCCCCGATATGAAACAGGTCTGCCCCTGCTCTCTTCGCACTGAGCGCAATCTCCCGGATCGTGGATACATCGGCCCCTTCTTGACTTGTGCCTATCGCGGCCAGAGCCAGAGCGCCTATCCCCTTCACTGCTGTGATTATCGCTGCAAGCTCTCTTTCTCTCAGTCCCGGAACCGTTCCCGGTGCAGGCAGCAGGATCACATCGGCCCCAGCTTCTGCGAATTGAACACCAGCTTCAATATCCGTAACCCTGCCTGCCGTACCGGCTCCATGCATTTTGCCCGCTAGGATCAGCCCGCCAAAGTGTTCCTTGGCTAAGCCAATCGCCTGCAGAATCTGCTGATTCGTGACTCCGGTCTTCGGATTACCTGTTAAGCAGATGAAGTCGAATCCAAGCGCCTTCGCTTCGGCGAGCGAGCTTGCTGTGGCCCTTCTGCCCTCAGGCAGCGAATGGAGAGATTCTACCGCCTCAGCCTTTTCATCCACTGGCTCCAGGTTCACACCAACGGGAAGTCCCGTCAGCGCTTTGAGCCTCTGAATATCGCCTCTACCAGGTCCCTCTTCTCTAACGGCTTCTTGTTGGGACGCTGCCTCTACTACAGCTCCCTGAACCAAAGGTTGAAATACATCAAAATGATTCAATAAAATCATATCCGCACCAAATGCCTTCGACAGCTCTGCATTGGACACTTCTGGAAGCAGGGACCGATCTGCTGCAATCTCTGAAATAATAGTTCTTCCCTCAGCTGCCAGGATCGACTGCCTAAGTGCAGCGCGATCCATCTGTCTGAAATCAGAAGCTCTGCAGTCCAGTATTCTCTTCATCCAAGACACCTCGCTCTCCAGATTCTATAACCTGCTCCCATGTTAACACACGACCGGGTATGAGCCAAAAGACGCCTTCTTGTCTGCCAATACGCCAGGTGATTCTTATTCAAGCTCCTCTTCTCAGCTTAATAAGTAGACTCTTGCTTCGTATGGCCTTAGCTGAAGCTTCCGGATCTCTTCTTCTGGAACTGGCTTGTAATTCGAAATCAACAGCTTGGCACCATCTGAATTCAGCTCCTCCGGCCACTCAAATACCGGTTTTTGATCGAAAAAATTAAGAATAATCAGCAGCTTCTCGTCCTCACAAGTCCGGGTATAGGTATAAATCTCTGGATCCAGAGGGAGCAGAAGCTTATATTCCCCATATACCAATGCCTTGTGTTCCTTCCTCAAAGCGATCAGCGTCTTGTAATAATGGTAGATGGAGTCCGGATCCTTCTGTGCCGCCGCCACATTAACCTCCATGTAATTGGAGTTCACTTCAATCCACGGGGTGCCTTTGGAGGTGAAACCGGCATGCTCGGTATTATCCCACTGCATGGGAGTCCGGGCATTGTCCCGGCTTTTTTTGCGAATGGCTTTCATAACCTCCTCCTCCGGGACTCCCTTCTCTCTCATTTCATGATAAAAGTTCAGCGTCTCCACATCTCTATAATCCTCAATCGAGTCAAAATAAGGATTCGTCATACCGATCTCTTCACCCTGGTAAATATACGGGGTACCTTCCAAAGTAAGAAGGAATGTCGCCAGCATTTTGGCTGAAGGTACGCGGAAATGCAGGTCATTCCCGAACCGGGATACCGGACGGGGCTGATCATGATTGCCAAGATAGTTCGCGTTCCAGCCTTGGTTATGCAAGACGGTCTGCCACTCACTCATGACTTTCTTAAGCTCAAGAAGGTTCCAGGGCTTGATCTCCCATTTGCCGCTGCCTGGTGAAGCCGCGTCGAGATACATATGCTCAAACTGGAAGACCATATTCAGCTCGCGCCGGGTATCTCCTACATAATCAAGGGCTTGCTGGGGACCAAGTCCCGAGGTCTCACCAACGGTCATGATATCGTAGAAGTAGAGAACCTGATCATTAAGATTCTGCAGCAGGGTATGAACTTTATCCAGATTCGAGAACAGCTGATAGGCGCGGACCGTAGGCAGCCGATCGGGATTCTCCGCATCAGGCAGACCCTGGGCTTTGACAATATGGGCTATGGCATCGAACCGGAATCCGTCCACACCTTTCTTAAGCCACCACTGTACCATCTTATGAAGCTCCTCAACCACAGCCGGGTTATCCCAGTTCAGATCAGGCTGCTGCTTAGCATAGAGATGGAGATAATAGCTGTCGGTCGTTTCATCATACTCCCAGACAGAGCCGCTGAAGTAAGACTCCCAGTTGTTTGGAGGTCCTCCGTTCTTACCCTTTCTCCAGATATAGTAATCGCGTTTGGGATTGTCCTCTGAAGACCGGGATTCCAAGAACCAAGGATGCTCGTTCGAGGTATGATTGAGCACCAAATCCATCATCAGCTTCATCCCGCGGGCATGAACCTCACGAAGCAGCCGGTCGAAATCCTCCAGGGTCCCGAACTGCTGCTGAATATCACAATAGTCACTGATATCGTACCCATTGTCATGATTCGGTGACTTGTATATTGGACACAACCAGATCACATCAACCCCTAGGTCCTTCAAATAATCCAGCTTGGAGGTGATTCCTCTAAGGTCCCCTATTCCATCCCCGTTCGAATCCTTGAAGCTGATTGGATAGATTTGATATACAACGCTTTCCTTCCACCACTTGGGATTCATGCTGCCAGGCCTCCTTTTTGCTATGTAAAAACGTCCTTATTGTATACTTTTAAACAGGCTCTGCCATTTAGAACAATCTTTATCGAATTATGAAGGCTCAACTGCACATTCCAGCAGCCAACTGCATTTATCCTTTACATCTCACACCTGATGTATAATAATCAGGAATGGTCAAAAACTGTACTTGCCTCAATATCATCTTATATAGAAAAGGAAGTGCCTGGTATAAATGAACAGCTTGGATAGAGACACCGGGCATCCGCTGCAATTGTCACGCTCCCGCCGGTTATGGACGGCGGTAATATTAGGCTCGTTATCCGCATTTGGACCTTTATCTATTGATATGTATCTGCCTTCGTTACCAAAGCTTTCGGCAGACCTGCATACGACAGCCTCCCTAACCCAGCTGACGTTAACCGCATTTCTGCTTGGCCTTGCCTTGGGACAGCTTGTAGTGGGACCTCTTAGTGATGTGAAAGGTCGCCGAACTCCACTGATGATTTCTCTTGCGGTATATGCTGTATCCTCGTTACTGTGTGTATTCTCCCCATCTATCGGGGTCCTTATCGCACTAAGATTCATCCAGGGTGTAGCCGGCGCAGCCGGAATAGTCCTGTCCAGAGCGATGGTTCGGGATCTGTATTCCGGTACGGAGCTGACAAAGTTCTTCTCTTTGTTGATGCTCATTAACGGAGCAGCACCTATTCTGGCTCCTCTAATTGGTGGTCAGCTGCTGCGTATATTTCCATGGCGCGGCGTGTTTGTTGTTCTTGCCCTGATCGGGATTATAATGCTTGTGGCTGTCTTCTTCACTCTTCCCGAGACCCTCCCCAGGGACCAAAGAGCGGCTGGAGGAATACGTCAGACCTTCTCTACCTTTGGCAGACTGCTGAGAGATCGAGGCTTCATGGGTTATACTCTTGCCGGCGGCCTCGTAAGTGCAGCCATGTTCGCCTATATATCCGGCTCCCCGTTCGTTATACAGGATGTATTCGGCGTATCTCCTCAAGTCTACAGCCTAATCTTCGCCATGAACGGGTTCGGAATTATAGCGGCCAGCCAAGCCACTGGACGCCTGGCAGGGCGGATTCCCGAAGAGAAGCTGCTGGTCTGGGGTCTGAGTATGGCTGCTCTAGGAGCGGCAGTTCTCCTGTTGAGCGTGATCCTGGTTCCTCGGCTGTCTACAGTACTGGTGCCGCTCTTCTTCATAGTAGCTTCAGTCGGCATTGTGGGAACGACCAGCTTTCCGCTGGCCATGAAGGAACAAGCACATTCTGCGGGAAGCGCTTCTGCCCTTCTTGGCCTGCTGCCTTACATCTTGGGTGCGCTAAGCGCACCTCTCGTTGGAATTGGCGGCGGCCACACCGCTATTCCTATGGGTATTGTAATAGCGGCGGCAGACATTGGAGCGATCGCATGCTATTACTTGCTGGTCCGTAGAGCAGCGAACCGGTTCTGATTCATTTTTTAGCATCGAAAAAGCGCCAGGAACCCTGTGTTCCTGGCGCTTTTTCGATTGCTGTATGAAAGGAGAATTCATATGTGTGAACAGATTGAGAAATGGCAGATTAAGGACGAACAAACAAAGGCTTGAAATAAAGTGCGTAAGCCTTAGAAGCTATTGCCTCCGGACTGTAATTGTTATTACGGCGCAGATGAATGTAGGAATCCGGTGTGAACAGGAACAAGAATGCGTTGATGTTGAAACAGGGGTCACAAGGCTGCAGCTCATTGCTGTCAGCCGCTGACTTTAACAAGTCAACAAGAGTCCCATAAATAAATGCATATGGAGGGGACTCGGAGAACTCGAAGCCCATCTTCTGCATTTTGCAGTTATCCTGGAGTGCGCCAATCCAGATCATCATGTCCTCAATGAAGTTCACCCATTTATGAACAACGTCTTCGATTCTTTCACTAAGCGACCGTGACTCCTGGCTGATTACACTGCGTATATCCTGTATAGCTGCCTCCAGCTTCTCATCGACTAAATGCAGACAAATGTCCCCTACGCTGGTGTATCTTCTATATAATGTTCCCTGCCCGATTCCTGCCGCCTTGGCAATCTGGTGCATACTGACTTTATCCGCACCTCTCTGCTCGATCAGTAATCTGGCATTCTTCAATATTAGTTCATTAATTTCGGAATGGCTTCTACTCTCATCATGAAGCGGCATAGACCAAGTTCTCCTTCTAAGCAGGTAATGGACTGCATATCAACTCATTGTAACCCTTACTCTCTTAAGGGATCAATACCTGGCTAGACTTGAGTGCCCGATCCCTGCTCTTGGGGAATGGTGCTGCGGCGCATGAACAGAGCCAGAATCAGAGCAACCACCGTCAAGATCACAGCTCCCCAGAAAGCGCTGTGCACGCCGGCCGTCATAGCGTCCGGTATGTGTTTCGGGTTGAGTGGATCCTGAACCCCGCTTAAATAGCGCGTCTGCCCAGAGGTCATGATGCTGATGAACAGTGCCGTACCTACGGCCCCGGCAACCTGCTGAATCGTATTCATGATAGCGGTCCCGTGTGGATACAGATTACGTGGCAGCTGATTGAGCCCTGTAGTCTGTGCAGGCATAATTACCATAGACAGGCCAATCATCAGGACAGAGTGAAGAATAATAATCACGAACACTTCCGTTGTAGTCGTTACTCTCGTGAACATCCATAGAGAGATCAGCATAATTACAATGCCCGGAATCACCAGGGCTCTAGGTCCGAATTTATCAAATAATCGTCCCGTAATCGGTGACATAAGTCCGTTAATAATTCCGCCAGGAAGCAGAATAAGGCCAACGGTGAAGGCTGTCAGAGCCAACCCTGTAAGCATGAACATAGGCAGAAGTGTCAGGGTTGAGAACAACGTCATCATCAGAATCACCATGAGAATGACGGCCAGGGAGAACATTGGATACTTGAAAGCCCGCATATCCAGTACAGGCTCGGTAAGCTTGATCTGACGAAGAACGAACAACAGCAGGCCAATGAAGCCAGCGATCAGGCATGTAATAACCAGCGGACTGGACCAGCCTACGAGCGGGTCGCCTGCACTGCTGAAGCCGTATACGATGCCGCCAAAGCCAATGGTGGAGAGCAGAATGGACAAGATATCAACCTTTGGACGTGTAACTTCAGATACGTTCCGTAGATAGATCACCGCGAACACAATCGAGAATAACGCGAGCGGCAGAACGGAGAAGAACAGCCAGCGCCAGTGCAAGGAATCCAGAATGATTCCGGCAAGCGTTGGGCCAATGGCAGGAGCGAACATAATAACCAGGCCGATTGAACCCATGGCTGCGCCGCGCTTCTCTGGAGGGTAGATGGTCAAGATCGTATTCATCATCACAGGCAGCAGCAGACCTGTCCCAAGCGCCTGCACGAGACGGGCGATCAGCAGGATGGTGAAGTTAGGTGACAAGCCGGCAATCACGGTTCCCGCGAAGAACAGAACCATTGCACTAATGAAGATCTGCCTGGTTGTGAACCACTGAATCAATAATGCGGTTACCGGGACCAGGATCCCGATCAGCAGCATATAACCGGTAGTCAGCCACTGAATTGTAGAGTATGACACCTGCAGATCCTGCATCAGATCTGTAAGGGCAACGCCGAGCAAAGTCTCATTAAGCAAGGCCAGAAATGCCCCGATCATGAGAGATATAACTATGGGGAGACGCTTAATCTCACCTACGGGTGCGGCGGCCCCCGATGTGGTACTTGCTGTGTTCATTGTAAATCCTCCTTAATATGTATCTCTATCTTTCAGTACTGCACAGTATAGTCTTTCTGCATGAAAATCTCCGTTCTCCGCTCTCCCCTCATCTGAACAAATGAATAACGCGGACAATTGTCCGCATGTTGTATATTAGCAGACAATTGTCCGCTCAGTCAATGTAAACAATAATTATATTTATTTTCATCCTTGTGGACTTATATACAAAAAAAGAACCGCTCCCCATGACAAGGGAAGGGTTCATATGATTTATAGTCTTCGAACAGCCACATGCTAATCTTAATCCAAGAGCTTGGCACCTCGGGCTTCAAGTTCCCGCAACAGCTCTTCGCACAGTGCATGCGTCGCCAGCGCATCTCTGGCTGAAGGTGAGGGGCTCCTTCCATTTCTTACCGCAGTTAGAAATTCTTCAATAACCTGTTCAAAACCTCTTCTGTAGAGATTTGGATCCCAACCCTTGAAACGGATATGCTTCTCCTCCCCATCCTGATAATGAATAGTCGAATTCAAATCCTGGACCCGCCACTTGTTCCCTGAACTCATGACTTCAAGTATCTCTTCATTAGAACCGTTATCCCTGTTCATCACTCCAGTGCAGCTGAAGCCCTGGCCGTCGAGATGCAGCATTACATGATACAGCTGT contains:
- a CDS encoding glucose-1-phosphate adenylyltransferase is translated as MKKKEVVAMLLAGGQGKRLKGLTKNLAKPAVYFGGTYRIIDFPLSNCSNSGIDTVGVLTQYEPLVLHSYIGVGSDWDMERKHGGVFVLPPHEREDGSSWYRGTADAIFRNLKFIEQYDPEHVLILSGDHIYKMDYDAMLDYHKEKNADCTISVINVTREEASRFGILNTNEDLSIYEFEEKPEHPKSTLASMGIYLFKWDVLKQHLYEDERNPDSSFDFGKDIIPLMLSNQKVLYAYPFEGYWRDVGTVQSLWQSNMDLLSDNPPLDLNDPAWRIYTRSPNQPAQYIAPEATVTNSVINEGCIVHGTIEHSVLFYGIEVGEGSVITDSVIMPNVKIGKNVRIHKAIVSENLVINDNTALGVDRPDEDEILLITDEELSELQEQEASVSTNN
- a CDS encoding NAD(P)/FAD-dependent oxidoreductase — its product is MTYDCIIIGGGIAGLQAAIQLGRYVTHQILVIDSGSGRSTLCRNYHNILGWPDGISGEELRNRGKAQAVSLGVKFVQDKVARAAKQDQLFELAGEQGVRYQAKTVLLATGLMDRLPDIPGIRRTLGRSVYVCPDCDGYEIHNRKTVVMGSGNSGANMALLLAEQASEVIFINHEQQAVDAEILMKIKDRRIRYIETGISRVLEEQDGMIQSVILEDGTVIPAERGFIGFGGNQVHSELAEQLGAKLYPNKHVEADPRSRMTNTQNLWIAGDLGVHAEQVTVSMGDGTLAAISIHKVLRELKRAQEVNL
- a CDS encoding sensor domain-containing diguanylate cyclase: MKLLHKKGYTLRFSISFLVIVAVLLTMLIGMISAVQVSRDSLISSYLQSNSQYAKKLASNTGDLLSTMKQNITSIAAIVKSGTRMDAELLGHLYQENRQYFNSIFIANEERVIQFTSPNTTGVHAGDQLTSQASLLATTSKAPFISNPYRSKSGRYIILISAPIFDRGGEYKGFVGGTIYLEEKNVLNTLLEEHFFGNGSYVFVVEKTGHLIFHPDTKRIGQSVLRNTVVQQVLQGSNGAQHVTNSQKHDFFAGYAYDPISSWGIIAQTPVSVIDGPSSQLIHKMLLQSLPFLALILILGWWLASQIAKPLHILAKFSDEATLNLDKGKSLPDLKSNHYEVRLLYQSVKIAFKNINQDILQLRDEVKMDGLTGLGNRKSFDSVMEKLTAKHTPFSLILMDIDNFKTVNDTYGHLTGDEVLKFLAGLMEKLAGDNSLAFRYGGEEFAILVKHSDISYAYQIAERIRTVLAVTNSPTGEPVTISLGIASYPDHAREIQELILKADQAMYQSKLNGRNRTTISEAH
- a CDS encoding metallophosphoesterase, yielding MIIGVISDTHMPRSAKRLPSAVIKAFGGVDLILHLGDWVTIDVYEQLAALAPVEGIAGNNDPGEIIDRFGHRKILTLDTYRIGLVHGHTPFAGRTTEEKAQLSFKEDRLDAILFGHSHQPLLKQSGGVLLFNPGSAADKRRETRYSVGILELRESGIEARHIFYDSKE
- a CDS encoding haloacid dehalogenase-like hydrolase, translating into MKRILDCRASDFRQMDRAALRQSILAAEGRTIISEIAADRSLLPEVSNAELSKAFGADMILLNHFDVFQPLVQGAVVEAASQQEAVREEGPGRGDIQRLKALTGLPVGVNLEPVDEKAEAVESLHSLPEGRRATASSLAEAKALGFDFICLTGNPKTGVTNQQILQAIGLAKEHFGGLILAGKMHGAGTAGRVTDIEAGVQFAEAGADVILLPAPGTVPGLRERELAAIITAVKGIGALALAAIGTSQEGADVSTIREIALSAKRAGADLFHIGDAGFGGIAVPENIQALSIAVRGRRHTYVRMAASPLR
- a CDS encoding alpha-glucosidase, with amino-acid sequence MNPKWWKESVVYQIYPISFKDSNGDGIGDLRGITSKLDYLKDLGVDVIWLCPIYKSPNHDNGYDISDYCDIQQQFGTLEDFDRLLREVHARGMKLMMDLVLNHTSNEHPWFLESRSSEDNPKRDYYIWRKGKNGGPPNNWESYFSGSVWEYDETTDSYYLHLYAKQQPDLNWDNPAVVEELHKMVQWWLKKGVDGFRFDAIAHIVKAQGLPDAENPDRLPTVRAYQLFSNLDKVHTLLQNLNDQVLYFYDIMTVGETSGLGPQQALDYVGDTRRELNMVFQFEHMYLDAASPGSGKWEIKPWNLLELKKVMSEWQTVLHNQGWNANYLGNHDQPRPVSRFGNDLHFRVPSAKMLATFLLTLEGTPYIYQGEEIGMTNPYFDSIEDYRDVETLNFYHEMREKGVPEEEVMKAIRKKSRDNARTPMQWDNTEHAGFTSKGTPWIEVNSNYMEVNVAAAQKDPDSIYHYYKTLIALRKEHKALVYGEYKLLLPLDPEIYTYTRTCEDEKLLIILNFFDQKPVFEWPEELNSDGAKLLISNYKPVPEEEIRKLQLRPYEARVYLLS
- a CDS encoding multidrug effflux MFS transporter yields the protein MNSLDRDTGHPLQLSRSRRLWTAVILGSLSAFGPLSIDMYLPSLPKLSADLHTTASLTQLTLTAFLLGLALGQLVVGPLSDVKGRRTPLMISLAVYAVSSLLCVFSPSIGVLIALRFIQGVAGAAGIVLSRAMVRDLYSGTELTKFFSLLMLINGAAPILAPLIGGQLLRIFPWRGVFVVLALIGIIMLVAVFFTLPETLPRDQRAAGGIRQTFSTFGRLLRDRGFMGYTLAGGLVSAAMFAYISGSPFVIQDVFGVSPQVYSLIFAMNGFGIIAASQATGRLAGRIPEEKLLVWGLSMAALGAAVLLLSVILVPRLSTVLVPLFFIVASVGIVGTTSFPLAMKEQAHSAGSASALLGLLPYILGALSAPLVGIGGGHTAIPMGIVIAAADIGAIACYYLLVRRAANRF
- a CDS encoding TetR/AcrR family transcriptional regulator; its protein translation is MPLHDESRSHSEINELILKNARLLIEQRGADKVSMHQIAKAAGIGQGTLYRRYTSVGDICLHLVDEKLEAAIQDIRSVISQESRSLSERIEDVVHKWVNFIEDMMIWIGALQDNCKMQKMGFEFSESPPYAFIYGTLVDLLKSAADSNELQPCDPCFNINAFLFLFTPDSYIHLRRNNNYSPEAIASKAYALYFKPLFVRP